The DNA window GCGACGGCGAACAACCATTTCGTGCGTTTACGTTACATTTTACGCCCTCACATTCTCTTTGTTACTACCTCAAAGCGGCACAGCACAGCAGGACGAATCGAAGAAAATCCATATCACTGCCGACAGTCTGATCAATGCGAACAAAGGAGGCGAAGCGATCACCAAACTCGTCGGTAATTTCAGTTTCTATCAGGGTTCGCTGACTGGTACGGCAAAACGTGCAGAACAGCACCCGAACAAGAACTATGTCGATCTGTTCGACGATGTCGTCATCCGGCAGGACACGCTTGCTCTGTATGCTCCACATGTCAAATACGAGGGTAATACCCGCACGGCGACAGCCGACGGGTATATTCAATTCTCGGATCGCGACGATCACATTACTTCCGTTTGGGGGGCATACGATCTGGATCAGGGCATCGCTCAATTCCACGATGGTGTTCGCGCCGTTCAGGGCAACTCAACGCTCTCGTGCGATCATCTAACGTACATACGATCGACACAAACGATGATCGCGCACGGCAATGTCGTCGTCTACAGCGACTCCGGCATGCTTCATTGCGACTCGCTCATCGATGCCCGTTCGATCGGCGAACGTACGGCATTCGGCGACGTCCAGATCAAGAACGATTCGCTCATCGTCTTTTGTCAGTATCTCTACGATTCAAAACCCCAGAATACACTTCTTACTTCAGGTGAGGTTCAGGCGTATTCGATCGCGAACCGCACGATGCAATTCGGCGACACGATCATCCGCGATACAAAAACAGGTCGCTCGTTCGTGCCATCGAGGCCATTGCTCGAGATTATCGACACCTCGCAGCGATTCGATTCCGTGTCGGCTTCGATGACGACGGTGTTCGATACACTCTTTGTGCGCTCAAAAACAATGGAAGCCGTCAGCGGCGATAGTGGCCGCTTCGTTGCGACCGATTCCGTGCTATTGATGCGCAACAACTTTAGCGGAAAATGCGGGAAGATGGTCTACTATCGCGAGCAAGGAATCCTAACACTCTTTGGGAACAAGCGACAATACGTCTGGTACGACAGTACCGAGATCAACGGCGACAGTATCGTGATGTACGAACACAATAACAAGCCGGAACGTATCGTTGCCTACGGTCATGCGTTCGCAACAACCCCGTACTCCGATTCCGTCGGCACGAAGGATCGGACAAGCCAGCTCTCGGCGCAGTCGATGGTACTGACGATCGTTCGCGATACGGTTCGTTCGCTGCTTGCGGTTGATAATGCACTCTCCATCTATTTTATGAGCTCCGAGGGCAAACCGAACGGGCTCAACCGTGCAAGCGGCGATTCGATCCGCATCGACTTCGAGCACAATAGTCCGGAGCGCATCGTTGTGCTTTCACACACCGAACAGGAGTTCTGGCCGGAGCGGTACGTCGGATATCGAGGTGCGGCATTCCGGCTTGGCAATTTCGAACGGCAGTACGACCTGCTGCACCCGCGACGGGCGATCTTCGCGCCGGACTGGGAACCGCATCTCGTCGAGCTTTCCGAGCACATGCAACAAACCGAACACTAAGACATCTATGAGCGAACGCTTATGGTGTGAACACCTGCAAAAGATCTACGGGAAACGGGCAGTCGTGAAGGACTCGAGCGTTTCGGTCGCCCCCGGCGAGATTGTCGGGCTACTCGGCCCCAACGGCGCCGGAAAGACGACGACGTTCTATATGATCGTCGGCTTGATCAAACCGAACAAGGGCCGTGTCTTCCTCAATGACGAAGACATTACACCGCTGCCGATGTATGCTCGTGCGCGCAAAGGGATCGGTTATCTTTCGCAGGAAGCCTCCATTTTCCGAAAGATGAGTGTCGAGCAGAACCTACTCGCGGTGCTCGAAATGATGCCGATGACCAAGCAGGAACGCAAGGAACGCGCAGAGGTCTTGCTCGAAGAGCTCAATATTACTCATATCCGCAAGTCCAAAGGGTATATGCTCTCGGGTGGCGAACGTCGCCGCTGTGAGATTGCGAGGGCACTGGCGTCGAACCCGAAGTATATTTTGCTCGACGAACCCTTCGCCGGTATCGATCCGATCACAGTCGAGGAGATCATGCACATCGTGATTAAACTCAAGCAGCGAGGTATCGGTATTCTTATCACCGATCACAACGTCCACGAAACGCTCTCGATCACCGAACGGGCGTATATCCTCATCGACGGAGAAATTTTTCGCTCCGGCACAGCAGAAGAGTTAGCGAACGACGAACAGATCCGGAAACAATATCTCGGAGAGACGTTCAAACTGGAGCGGTACCAACCAGTATAGCCTTAGCGTTTCCCGACGACCTTCTCCAACTCGTCGCACAGCGCATCAAGTTCGTCAGCCATTCGCTCGATTTCGCGTAATTCGGCATTCTGATTATGAACCAACTGTTCGGCCGAGTTCAGCGCCGAAAGCACGGCTAATGTTGTCGGCGGTTTTCCAGGAAGTTTCTGCTGGAGGTCTTTGAGTTCGCTGTCGAGATCGGCGGCAATACCGCGCAATAATGCTTCGTCATTCGTACGAAGCGTGTAATCCGAACCGAGAATAGTAACTTTGATCGACTCGGCCATCGTTATTTCCTCCCCAACGGTTGCGTGAGTTCATCGACCCGATCGATGAGCGCATCGACGGTCTTCAAGAGTTGCAGCCGCTCGTCACGGGTGAACTTGAGTGCATACACATCCTCTTCCGCTCGGGCGTCGCGAAGCTCTTTCGATGCCTTGTCGCGTTCTTCGCGCAAGAGCTCGAGCTGACGAACGATGTGCGCGTTTTCGTCGCGCAGTTCGACAAGCGCCTGTTCGAGTTCGCCGATACGATGCGCAGCTTCTGTAATCTTCGATACCCGCACGGTGAGCTCTCCCTCCAACGATCCGATGGAGCGCTCGAGTTGTGCGATCGTGGCATCGCGTTCTGCGATCGTCATGTTCGCATGGTGCAGCGCATCGTTCGCTTGCTCGATCTCTGCTTTTGCACTTTCCCCGAGCGCGTCGCGCTGTGAGGTGATCGCGCGTTCGCGTTCGAGCAGCGCTTCGTTCTCGCGAAGGCGAAGCATTGCATCTTCGCGGGTTCGCACGAGCATCTCGACCTGGTCCTCGACGCCGTGGACGAGCGATGCCAGGCGCGACATCGCGCGTGCAAGTCGCTCTCGCGTTTGCAGGATCTCGGCCTCGTGCTGTGTTGCCTCGCTCATGGGGTTACGATCTGAGTGTAGCGCCAATGCGCTCGTGCAGATGACGGGTGACGGAAGCCATAATCGAATCGACCTCCGCATCTTCCAACGTTCGCTCGCTCGAACGAAGCGAAAGCCTCACGCCAAGACTTTTACGCGCCTCGGCCTTCATTTCCTTCGACTCGAACGCATCAAAAATACGCATATCTTCGAGCAATTCCGCCGGAATATTCGAACGAACTTCATCCATCAGCGCCCGGGCCGTCACTTCCCGACCGACCACAACGGCAATATCGCGTTCCACCGCTGGATATTTCGGCAGCGCGGTAACCGTGCGTTCTTTTGTGCGAGCCTCACCCGCAATCGAGAGGAGGGCGTCGTATGAGAGCGTCGCGGCAAACGGCGCTGAGCGCAGATCGAACTCCTTGACAAGTCCTGCCCCAACCTTCCCAGCCACACCGACAATGTCTCGACCGATAAGTACACCAACGGCCTGAGCCGGATCGAAATATGATACTGCCGACGACCAATCGCCAAGCTTCTTGACTTCCGAAAGTGGTATCGTCGATATTTTTGAGATCCCCAACCGTCGCACGAATTGTTCGACGGCTCCGCGAAGCGAGAAAATATCCGCGACGGGCTCCTTCGTATTGTATGGCGACTTCTGCTCCAGTCGATCCTTCAGCACAATTGAGATCTCCCACGACTCGTGGATACGAGCCACTTTCTGGGGTGTATCTGTATAATGGAACACCGCTCCGATCTCGAAGAGGCGCTGCCCTTCCGCGCCAAAACGCTCGTTGCGGCGGCAGACATCGAGCAGATTGCCGATAATGCTGGTGCGCATACGTTCGAGCTCTACCGTAAGCGGGTTCATCAGTTCGACCGGACGAGGGTGGAATTGCTCTGCCACGCGAGCGCCGTACATCGGGGTCGAGATACACTCGAAAAAACCAAGCGCAACGAGTTCGTTGCGCACTATCGTGTTGAACTCTCGTTTCGGCAAGATGACCCGTTCTCGCTGCATCGGAATGCGGCCTTCACGGCTTGTCGGCAAATTATCGTACCCGACAATACGCGCGATCTCTTCGATCGCATCGACTTCCTGTTCCAGATCGACGCGCCATGTCGGTGCCGTCAGCATCCAGGTGGTCGACGATTCCTGGTCGATCGTGAAACCCACTGCGCGCAGATGCGAAGCGATCGTTCGGTCGTCAAGTGATGTCGCTAAGAGCATGTTCGCTCTGGCCGGACGAAACGCAAAACGTTTCGACACGATCTGCATCGGATACTCGTCGATCACGCCGTCGAGTACTTCTCCGTCGCCGAGTTCTGCCATAAGAGCTGCGGCACGATCGACTGCATAGCGGAGATTCTCCATATCGACACCGCGTTCGAAACGGTAGGACGCATCGGTCGATAGTCCGAGCAGTTTTGCCGAGCGGCGAATCGAGCTGGGTGCAAAGTACGCCGACTCGATCAATACTTCTGTCGTCGCATCGGTGATCTCCGAGCTTTCTCCACCCATGATACCGGCGATCGCCAGCGGTTTCTCGGCATCGGCAATCAGGAGCGTATCCGGATCGAGAGCCCGTTCTTTCGAATCGAGTGTAGTGCACGTCTTTGCAAAGCCACCTGCTTTGCGGACGATCACGTGTCGGTCTTTCACCGTTGAAAGATCGAATGCGTGCAACGGATGACCGCACTCCATCAACACGAAATTGGTAATATCAACGATGTTGTTGCGAGGGCGCAAACCGACAGCTTCGAGCTTACGTCGCAACCATTCCGGCGATTCTTTTACCGAAACATTGCGAACAATGCGTGCAATGTATCTCGGGCACAATTCCGGCGACTCGATACTCACTCGTACTGCACTTGTGACTGCCGTATCGCTTCCGTGCAGAAGCGCTGCATCGATTTGCGGACGAGTCACAGCCGAACCCGTCGCGATTGCCACTTCGCGAGCGATACCGATGTGACTCAGACAATCTGCGCGGTTGGGGGTAATACCGATCTCGAGGATCGTATCCGTCTTGCCAAGCACGGTTGCGAACGGCAGGCCGATCGTTGTATTCGCCGGCAGATCCAGCAACCCGCTGTGATCATCGGAGAGTCCGAGTTCGCGGGCTGAGCAGAGCATTCCTTCGCTTGCTTCGCCGCGGATCTTACTTTTCTTAATGACGAAGCCTTCACCGAGATCGGCGCCGATGGTAGCAACAGCAACCTTCATGCCGACCCGAACATTTGGAGCACCGCAGACAATATGCAATGGCTCACCGGATCCGATCGTAACCGTCGTCAGGTGGAGTTTGTCGGCATTCGGATGATCGGCAACCGTCAGGACCTCGCCGGTGACGATCTTCTCGAATCGTTTTCCCTGCTCGTCGATCGCCTCGACTTCGATGCCGAGCGACGTCAACGACACGGCAAGCTGCTGCGGTGAATATGAATGCCGAATGTATTCCGAAAGCCAGTTATACGATATATTCATGTGTTCATTCTCAGCCTAAAACGAACGAGACCCCGCAACTCACACCGGAGGCGGGGTCAGGTGTTCGTTCAAAAGTCCTGCACTATTTGATCACGGTATATGCGACGAGCCAGCGTTCGACCACTTTGTTCGTCGCAGAGATTGTCATGATTGCCGGAGTAGAGAACTCCGTTCTCTGATGGAAATACATACCGATATTCGGATCAACCGCAAATATCCGTTGACCCGTCGCAGTAGCCTGAACGACTAATACACTCCCATCGAGACGAACATCTAATTTGGCCTTACCACCCGATATCGTCGGTGAAGCGATGAGTGAATCGGTTTCTTCTCCGAGATAGCCGCTCGTGGCCGTTGTATAAACAGTCCCAGGATAGCCGCTAATCTGCACGTTCGATGTGTCCTTGCCCAACGCTAGACTCGTCGCTTTCGAGAACGTGGGCACCCTAAACCAAGGGGCCGGCATTTGCAGCGTGAACAATGACGCGTCGATATATGGAATGTAGACATTCAGATCGCCATTGGCATCGAACGCATATACCTCGGTGTCACCCAGCGTTGAGATCGCCGTTACTACTCCTGTCATCCCTGCAAGCGTATCCCCGCTGCGAACGATCGTAACCGTCAAGACCGTATCAATAATCGTTGCCGGCTTTCCTGCAGTGGAGTCGCGCTCGTGCTGACGAAATTGATACGTTGAACCTACCTTGGGCGTAATCGGCTTATTGGGGGTCGCAGGCGTCGTCGTGCTGTCACTGCAACCGATGATGGCAACAGATCCCAGCACAGCAGCAATAAGTGCAACGGTGGAGAAAAACGACTTGGTGGTCTTCATGCGGTGACGGAAATTGTGATTACTGGTAAACTGGCATCGTTTGCCAGAAAGTTCGTACTGGAGTCCAATTTTGGGCATCCTTACTCGGCGAGCAATTTATACCACTTCCCGACTTCCGGCGCGCTAATCCGGACTTCCGGATGCTCTTCGCGCAGTGCTTCGGAAAACGTGTTCATCGCTTCAATGTCGCCATGCGTCAGCACAATGTGCTTCGGTTTAAGGCGACGGGCGATCTCGAGCAACTCTGCCCTTCGGGCATGGGCGCTGAAACGGAAACGCTCGATGCGGGCACGAACAGGAACGTCGCGTTTCATCGAGCCAAACTTGATACGCGTTCCACGTTCGGCATGCGAGACGACATACCCAGGCGTCCGCGGATCGGTGTAACCAATGAAGCAGATCGCAAAATTCTCCTTCCGGAGCCATCGCTGGGCCAGCAAATAACTCGACGTGCCTTCCTGCATCATGCCACTCGATGCAAGGACGATCGACGGCTCTTTGAAGAATTTGGCTCCGAAGAGCCCATCCCGACGCGGGATCAGTGTTTGGGGAATCTCGGCAAGTTTCTCATCGCTTCGCAAGCGCGACGGGCTATACGGCATCTTGTCATACACCTCGCTGATGAGTCTCCCCATCCCCCCGGAATAAATTTCTACCGTCGGGATCTTCTTCTGTCGCATTGCGTCCCACACCATCAGCAGTGCTTCCTGCATCTTGCCTAACGCGAAGACCGGTACGAGCACCGAGCCTCCATTCGTCAGTGTTTCGTCAACAACCTGAAGGAAGCGTTCGAGCTCAATATCTCTGGAGTGGCTGAGATACGCATCGGCCTTGCCGTTCGTACATTCAGTGATCAAGACGTCGACCGGCTCATCCGGCAATTCGGCACCGCCGATAAGCGTCTGCGGATGCAGCGACGTATCCCCTGTATGGAAAATTCGTTTGCCCCGATATTCGATCAGAATTCCCCCGGCCCCGAGGATATGCCCGCTCATATACAGAGTAACTTTTATCTCGGGATTCGTCCCTTCGAGCACGAACGGCTTATGAAACCGTCGGGGCTCGATGTTGCGAAGGATCTCGTCGAGTTTTTCTTCGGTATAGAACGGAAGTTTTTCAATAACCTCGGCAGGGTGCTGCTTTGGTAAGAGGCTTGCCGAATTACCGAGCATGATCCTGGCAAGTTCGATAGTCTCCGGTGTCGCAATGACTCGAGCCTGAGGTTGCGATTGGAGCATGAACGGAACCCCGCCCAAATGATCGGTATGGGCGTGAGTCACAATAAACGTGTCGACACCATAGGCATCGAGCAGTTGGGCCTTCGGAAACGCTTCCCAGCCCAGTTTTTCGGGGTGCAATCCCGCATCAATCAGCAGCCCGTGCCCGCCGATCTGTAAAAAGAACGAGTTCGCACCGATCTCCCTGCCGCCGCCAAGCGCCAGAAATTGGATCTGGTCCAAGTTAACATCAGTTACGGCCCCGCGGGTGGGTCCTCAGGGCGAATGAAACTTCTCGTAACCGTCAAGCTCTAAATAAAATAGAGCGACGCTGAAGGGCCTATAACATGTTATTTCTGGTGAATGGTTCGATACTGGGCCGATGGGTCGTGGCTCAGTTTGAAACTGTGTACGATACAGTCATTCTGAGGTCGCCGCGGCGACCGAAGAATCCCTTTGGCGGAGCCTCACAGGGTTTCAACAAGGGATTCTTCGTTTCACTCAGAATGACGAGTGGCATGCAGTCAAAACTGAGCCAATACCGGCCGATGCGCCTGAAACGACCTATTTCCCGAACCAAATCTGATAGAAGCGGTGTTATATGCGGCTCGAAATCAAGTGCTGCGTGGAGCGCCCTTTTTTAGACATTGGGCGATCACTTCGTCCCTCGGGACGTGCGGATTCAGATGCTTGCGCGGCGATGTACCACAAAAATCTGAGAAAGAACTACCATGCCAAGAGCTAAAAATCTACCTGCCGCACGGCACCGTAAGAAGAAACTCCTGAAAGCCGCCAAAGGCTTTTTCGGAATGCGCGGTAACGTTTTGACCGTTGCCAAGCACCATGTTGACAAAGCACGTCAGTATTCGTACCGCGATCGCCGCAATCGTAAGCGCGAGTTTCGTTCGCTCTGGATCGTCCGCATCAATGCGGCAGCCCGCGAGAATGGCATCAGCTACTCGAAGCTCATGGGCGGTCTTGCCAAGAGCGGCATCACAATCAACCGTAAGCTTCTTGCCGACCTCGCCGTCCGTAACCCGGAAGCATTCACGGCAGTTGTAAAAGCAGCGAAGGGGTAAGCCAGCATACGGCAACCGTTTTCTTGAAAGCGCAGGTCATTCCGACCTGCGCTTTTGTTTTTGGCTCGATGCAAACGGAACCTGTTTATAGGTGCTCATCTGTTACCTGCACATTCCTATCAATCAATACGTATGAGCAACGGCATTTCCATTTCGCGTTCAATCGTTATTAATGCACCATCTTCGACAGTCTGGCATGCGCTGACCGATCCCGCAATCGTGAAGCAATATATGTTCGGGACGGACATGACAGCCGAATGGCGTGTCGGCGGGCGCATTACCTATCGTGGCGAATGGCAAGGCCAGTCATACGAAGACGGCGGGACGATCCTTGCGCTCGAACCCGGACGATATCTGAAGGCAACCTACTGGAGTTCGATGTCCGGTACCGAGAACACTCCGGAGAATCAGCTTATCATCATCAACGAACTCGCCGACGAAGCTGGGGGAACCAGGCTGACGATCACACAGGAAAACAACAAGACCACCGAAACGGCAGAGCATTCCGGCAGCAACTGGCAAATGATTCTCGAAGCGATCAAGAAGATCTGCGAAGCACAGTAGATCAAATCATAACCCGTCCCGAGCGACGCGAGGAGTAGGACGGACTCTTAGTCCGTCCCGAGCGACGCGAGAGTAGGACGGACTCTTAGTCCGTCCCTCTTCAAGCCGGCAGAATGCTCAACACATATCTGCCTTGCGCACAGACGGAGCCAAATGCCCGTCCATACGTCGTCATCCCCTCCACCACGAATAATCGAGCGGTTTGCCGGTCTCGAGCATCGTCTTGAGGCTGCTTGAGATCGCATACCAGCCCTCGACAACCATCGTAGGCATCTCCCCGCCCATGACTTCATGCGTGATGTTCAAGCGTACCTGCGCCGGTGTCACTACGATCTCGAACGTCATCGTCGACGACGCTGAAGGATTGGCATGGTCAGTTGTATATGAAAGCAATCTCGGCGGATCACAAATCAATACTTTCCCAACCTTCTCTGCCGTCTGCGTTCCCTGCGGCTGGACGATATGAATATCGGAGCCAACCTTCCAGTCGGACTCCATCGTACGGCCTCCCCAGTATTGTCTGGTGAATTCGGACGATGTCAACGCCTCCCACAATTTCTGTGGAATTGTGTCGATATATATACTGTATGTGAATATTGCCATAGTGTCGAATAAAATTCGTCCTGCGTGAGATACAGTTTAGAACTGCAGTGGCTTGCCGGTCTCGAGCAATGTTTTCAATCCGCTCAAGATCATCGTCCAACCGTTGCTGACCGCATTGAACAGGCTCTCCACTTCCGCGTAGTGAGTCACGGTAAGCTTGGTGCCGCCATTTTTTTGTTCGAGTTCATAGGTCACGATCGTCTCCGGGACACCGGCAAGCGCGGCGGTGCTCACGTCGAGGAATGTGTACTCCATATACTTCGGCGGATCGATTTTCAGAATCTTCGAGACGATGTTCGCTTTACCGTCGGGCATGCTGTACACGATCTCCGAGCCGACCTTCCAGTCGGACTTCACTTCCCTGCCAAACCAGAATTGCTTCGTGAATTCTCCGTTAGTCAATGCTTCCCACACCCGTTCGGGTGCGACTGCGATGTACGTGGTATATACAAATGTATTCTGTTCCATATCGTCACTTGGTTGATGATTCGAGCTGTTGTTTCAAGCGGCTCAACGCTTCGAGCCGTTGATCTTCATATTTATTCACCCAGCGCCGCATGATCTCGTGAATCGGCACCG is part of the Bacteroidota bacterium genome and encodes:
- a CDS encoding cell division protein ZapA → MAESIKVTILGSDYTLRTNDEALLRGIAADLDSELKDLQQKLPGKPPTTLAVLSALNSAEQLVHNQNAELREIERMADELDALCDELEKVVGKR
- a CDS encoding phenylalanine--tRNA ligase subunit beta, which encodes MNISYNWLSEYIRHSYSPQQLAVSLTSLGIEVEAIDEQGKRFEKIVTGEVLTVADHPNADKLHLTTVTIGSGEPLHIVCGAPNVRVGMKVAVATIGADLGEGFVIKKSKIRGEASEGMLCSARELGLSDDHSGLLDLPANTTIGLPFATVLGKTDTILEIGITPNRADCLSHIGIAREVAIATGSAVTRPQIDAALLHGSDTAVTSAVRVSIESPELCPRYIARIVRNVSVKESPEWLRRKLEAVGLRPRNNIVDITNFVLMECGHPLHAFDLSTVKDRHVIVRKAGGFAKTCTTLDSKERALDPDTLLIADAEKPLAIAGIMGGESSEITDATTEVLIESAYFAPSSIRRSAKLLGLSTDASYRFERGVDMENLRYAVDRAAALMAELGDGEVLDGVIDEYPMQIVSKRFAFRPARANMLLATSLDDRTIASHLRAVGFTIDQESSTTWMLTAPTWRVDLEQEVDAIEEIARIVGYDNLPTSREGRIPMQRERVILPKREFNTIVRNELVALGFFECISTPMYGARVAEQFHPRPVELMNPLTVELERMRTSIIGNLLDVCRRNERFGAEGQRLFEIGAVFHYTDTPQKVARIHESWEISIVLKDRLEQKSPYNTKEPVADIFSLRGAVEQFVRRLGISKISTIPLSEVKKLGDWSSAVSYFDPAQAVGVLIGRDIVGVAGKVGAGLVKEFDLRSAPFAATLSYDALLSIAGEARTKERTVTALPKYPAVERDIAVVVGREVTARALMDEVRSNIPAELLEDMRIFDAFESKEMKAEARKSLGVRLSLRSSERTLEDAEVDSIMASVTRHLHERIGATLRS
- the lptB gene encoding LPS export ABC transporter ATP-binding protein; this encodes MSERLWCEHLQKIYGKRAVVKDSSVSVAPGEIVGLLGPNGAGKTTTFYMIVGLIKPNKGRVFLNDEDITPLPMYARARKGIGYLSQEASIFRKMSVEQNLLAVLEMMPMTKQERKERAEVLLEELNITHIRKSKGYMLSGGERRRCEIARALASNPKYILLDEPFAGIDPITVEEIMHIVIKLKQRGIGILITDHNVHETLSITERAYILIDGEIFRSGTAEELANDEQIRKQYLGETFKLERYQPV
- a CDS encoding SRPBCC domain-containing protein, with translation MAIFTYSIYIDTIPQKLWEALTSSEFTRQYWGGRTMESDWKVGSDIHIVQPQGTQTAEKVGKVLICDPPRLLSYTTDHANPSASSTMTFEIVVTPAQVRLNITHEVMGGEMPTMVVEGWYAISSSLKTMLETGKPLDYSWWRG
- a CDS encoding MBL fold metallo-hydrolase — protein: MDQIQFLALGGGREIGANSFFLQIGGHGLLIDAGLHPEKLGWEAFPKAQLLDAYGVDTFIVTHAHTDHLGGVPFMLQSQPQARVIATPETIELARIMLGNSASLLPKQHPAEVIEKLPFYTEEKLDEILRNIEPRRFHKPFVLEGTNPEIKVTLYMSGHILGAGGILIEYRGKRIFHTGDTSLHPQTLIGGAELPDEPVDVLITECTNGKADAYLSHSRDIELERFLQVVDETLTNGGSVLVPVFALGKMQEALLMVWDAMRQKKIPTVEIYSGGMGRLISEVYDKMPYSPSRLRSDEKLAEIPQTLIPRRDGLFGAKFFKEPSIVLASSGMMQEGTSSYLLAQRWLRKENFAICFIGYTDPRTPGYVVSHAERGTRIKFGSMKRDVPVRARIERFRFSAHARRAELLEIARRLKPKHIVLTHGDIEAMNTFSEALREEHPEVRISAPEVGKWYKLLAE
- the rplT gene encoding 50S ribosomal protein L20, translated to MPRAKNLPAARHRKKKLLKAAKGFFGMRGNVLTVAKHHVDKARQYSYRDRRNRKREFRSLWIVRINAAARENGISYSKLMGGLAKSGITINRKLLADLAVRNPEAFTAVVKAAKG
- the lptC gene encoding LPS export ABC transporter periplasmic protein LptC, whose amino-acid sequence is MLLPQSGTAQQDESKKIHITADSLINANKGGEAITKLVGNFSFYQGSLTGTAKRAEQHPNKNYVDLFDDVVIRQDTLALYAPHVKYEGNTRTATADGYIQFSDRDDHITSVWGAYDLDQGIAQFHDGVRAVQGNSTLSCDHLTYIRSTQTMIAHGNVVVYSDSGMLHCDSLIDARSIGERTAFGDVQIKNDSLIVFCQYLYDSKPQNTLLTSGEVQAYSIANRTMQFGDTIIRDTKTGRSFVPSRPLLEIIDTSQRFDSVSASMTTVFDTLFVRSKTMEAVSGDSGRFVATDSVLLMRNNFSGKCGKMVYYREQGILTLFGNKRQYVWYDSTEINGDSIVMYEHNNKPERIVAYGHAFATTPYSDSVGTKDRTSQLSAQSMVLTIVRDTVRSLLAVDNALSIYFMSSEGKPNGLNRASGDSIRIDFEHNSPERIVVLSHTEQEFWPERYVGYRGAAFRLGNFERQYDLLHPRRAIFAPDWEPHLVELSEHMQQTEH
- a CDS encoding SRPBCC domain-containing protein gives rise to the protein MSNGISISRSIVINAPSSTVWHALTDPAIVKQYMFGTDMTAEWRVGGRITYRGEWQGQSYEDGGTILALEPGRYLKATYWSSMSGTENTPENQLIIINELADEAGGTRLTITQENNKTTETAEHSGSNWQMILEAIKKICEAQ
- a CDS encoding SRPBCC family protein; its protein translation is MEQNTFVYTTYIAVAPERVWEALTNGEFTKQFWFGREVKSDWKVGSEIVYSMPDGKANIVSKILKIDPPKYMEYTFLDVSTAALAGVPETIVTYELEQKNGGTKLTVTHYAEVESLFNAVSNGWTMILSGLKTLLETGKPLQF